From the Bubalus kerabau isolate K-KA32 ecotype Philippines breed swamp buffalo chromosome 2, PCC_UOA_SB_1v2, whole genome shotgun sequence genome, one window contains:
- the LOC129643544 gene encoding actin nucleation-promoting factor WASL-like, which produces MLYHLSHQGRPLAVFFPNLLNEHIFPFSTGIASAASGDLLAWQPAPHSTGTKPGLSRASSAAASPDLLSRFPSHHSGSSFPPAASAVCDSDTPSSPPAAPQPARRARQRVTAASAGASRLHRPSALQTPASHWPPPLPLTRHPSRQLAPGRRSSSSASPRVPPPSPGHLSLSQINK; this is translated from the coding sequence TCTTTTTTCCAAACCTCCTGAACGAACACATTTTCCCGTTCAGCACTGGCATTGCTTCAGCGGCCTCCGGTGACCTCCTGGCTTGGCAACCTGCACCCCACTCCACAGGAACCAAGCCTGGACTCAGCAGGGCCTCGAGCGCCGCCGCCTCCCCAGACCTTCTCTCTCGCTTTCCCTCCCATCACTCGGGATCCAGCTTCCCTCCAGCCGCCTCAGCTGTCTGCGACAGCgacaccccctcctcccctcctgcggCTCCCCAGCCAGCTCGCCGCGCCAGACAGCGGGTAACCGCCGCCTCCGCTGGGGCATCCCGGCTCCATAGGCCTAGCGCGCTCCAGACACCTGCCTCTCACTGGCCACCGCCGCTGCCCCTCACCCGGCATCCCTCTCGGCAATTGGCCCCCGGCCGTCGCTCGTCATCCTCGGCCTCGCCTCGAGTCCCGCCTCCGTCGCCGGGTCATTTAAGTTtatcacaaataaataaataa